From BD1-7 clade bacterium, a single genomic window includes:
- the fabV gene encoding Enoyl-[acyl-carrier-protein] reductase [NADH] has protein sequence MIIKPKVRGFMCTTAHPVGCEAHVKEQIDYVEAQGTIENGPKKVLVLGSSTGYGLASRISAAFGSDAATIGVFFEKEGSERKPGTAGWYNSAAFHKYAEQKGVYAKSINGDAFTHEMKQKVIDLIKQDLGQVDLVVYSLAAPRRQHPDTGELHKSTLKPISGDVTATTLDTDKKQVKSVSLEKANQQEIDDTVAVMGGEDWQMWVDALDEAGVLADGCQTTAYTYIGDQITHSIYWDGTIGAAKKDLDKRVKEIREKLASKGGRAYVSVLKAVVTQASSAIPIMPLYLALLFRVMKEQGIHEGCIEQVYGLFKDSLYVDTPEMDDETRLRADGKELRPEVQRAVEELWPQVTSDNIDELTDFSGYQEEFLKLFGFGVDGVDYAADVDSIVAIDQLVDA, from the coding sequence ATGATCATCAAACCCAAAGTGCGCGGTTTTATGTGTACAACAGCCCATCCAGTGGGTTGTGAGGCGCATGTTAAAGAACAGATTGACTATGTGGAAGCGCAGGGCACGATTGAAAATGGCCCTAAAAAAGTCCTAGTTCTAGGGTCATCTACAGGCTACGGACTAGCATCACGGATTTCAGCCGCCTTTGGAAGCGATGCCGCGACGATCGGTGTTTTCTTTGAAAAAGAAGGCTCGGAACGTAAGCCTGGAACAGCAGGTTGGTATAACTCTGCCGCATTTCATAAATATGCTGAACAGAAAGGTGTGTACGCCAAGAGTATTAACGGTGATGCCTTTACCCATGAAATGAAGCAAAAGGTAATTGATCTTATTAAACAAGATCTTGGGCAAGTGGATCTGGTGGTATACAGCCTTGCTGCCCCACGTCGTCAACACCCGGATACGGGTGAACTGCATAAGTCGACACTTAAGCCAATCTCAGGTGATGTAACAGCGACCACGCTGGATACCGACAAAAAACAAGTTAAAAGTGTATCGTTGGAAAAAGCCAATCAGCAAGAAATCGATGACACTGTTGCGGTCATGGGCGGTGAAGATTGGCAGATGTGGGTTGACGCGTTGGATGAAGCTGGCGTATTGGCTGATGGTTGCCAAACAACGGCTTATACCTACATTGGTGATCAGATTACCCACTCAATTTATTGGGATGGCACGATCGGTGCAGCCAAAAAAGACTTGGATAAGCGTGTTAAAGAAATTCGTGAAAAGCTTGCGAGTAAGGGCGGTCGTGCCTATGTCTCCGTGCTGAAAGCTGTCGTAACGCAAGCAAGTTCAGCGATTCCTATCATGCCGTTGTATCTAGCGCTATTGTTCCGCGTTATGAAAGAACAGGGGATTCACGAGGGGTGTATCGAGCAGGTTTACGGGTTATTCAAAGATAGCTTGTATGTCGACACCCCTGAAATGGATGACGAAACACGCTTGCGCGCCGATGGCAAAGAACTGCGTCCGGAAGTGCAACGTGCCGTTGAAGAGTTGTGGCCTCAAGTAACCAGCGATAACATTGATGAATTGACTGATTTTTCCGGCTATCAGGAAGAATTCCTGAAACTATTCGGCTTTGGTGTAGATGGCGTTGATTACGCTGCGGATGTAGACTCGATTGTCGCCATCGACCAGTTGGTTGATGCCTAA
- the baeB gene encoding putative polyketide biosynthesis zinc-dependent hydrolase BaeB yields MNHSMLYDANFEDGPVQLGRYLSRITAPNPSPMTGGGTNTYLIGRRDKYIIVDPGPSIDSHIEAILRAVGGADNIGLILLTHMHADHSPAAVPLAELSGAPIYGRSPANDDYQDNSCQLAEELLHDQRIVFDGLSVRAIHTPGHVNNHVCFLLEDEGILMTGDHIMQGSTVVIIPPHGDMKDYIDSLRLLKNYPLTGLAPGHGELISAPKKEIQGIIEHRLRRENKVVDRIERLGEPVSLEQLTLTVYDDVDESLHPIAQLSLQAHLLKLEREQRVLHRNKLWHWLG; encoded by the coding sequence ATGAACCACTCCATGCTATATGACGCAAACTTCGAAGACGGCCCGGTCCAGCTAGGCCGTTATTTATCACGTATTACTGCTCCTAACCCTAGTCCGATGACTGGGGGTGGCACTAACACGTATCTTATTGGTCGCCGAGACAAGTACATAATTGTCGACCCCGGGCCAAGTATCGATTCTCATATCGAAGCGATTCTTCGTGCTGTTGGCGGTGCTGATAATATAGGCTTGATCTTATTGACGCATATGCATGCGGATCATAGTCCGGCCGCAGTGCCACTGGCCGAATTATCCGGTGCGCCGATTTATGGCCGCTCGCCGGCTAATGATGATTATCAAGATAATTCCTGCCAGCTGGCTGAAGAGTTGCTTCACGATCAGCGGATTGTTTTTGATGGTCTCAGCGTGCGCGCTATTCATACGCCGGGTCATGTGAATAATCATGTGTGTTTTCTGCTTGAAGACGAAGGCATATTGATGACCGGCGACCACATTATGCAAGGATCGACGGTTGTGATTATTCCACCACATGGTGATATGAAAGATTACATTGATTCACTGCGTCTGCTGAAAAACTACCCACTTACTGGTCTTGCTCCCGGCCATGGCGAGCTGATTTCGGCACCCAAGAAAGAAATACAGGGGATTATCGAACATCGTTTGAGGCGCGAAAACAAGGTTGTTGACCGTATTGAAAGATTAGGTGAGCCCGTTAGCCTCGAACAGTTGACGTTAACCGTATACGATGATGTTGATGAATCCCTGCACCCTATTGCGCAGCTATCGCTGCAGGCACATTTACTGAAACTCGAACGTGAGCAGCGTGTGCTTCATCGGAACAAGTTATGGCATTGGCTCGGTTAA
- the recA gene encoding Protein RecA — protein sequence MDDNKQRALDAAMSQIERQFGKGTVMRMGDKKAEAIPSISTGSLGLDIALGIGGLPKGRIIEIYGPESSGKTTLTLQAIAQCQKAGGTAAFIDAEHALDPIYAQALGVNLDELIVSQPDTGEQALEVTDMLVRSGAVDLVVIDSVAALTPKAEIDGDMGDSHMGLQARLMSQALRKITGGVSRTNTMVIFINQIRMKIGVMFGSPETTTGGNALKFYCSVRLDIRRIGSIKDGDEIVGNETRVKIVKNKVAPPFKQTEFVIAFGKGVDRMGEIIDLGVKQGLIDKAGSWYSYQGNKIGQGKTNVSKYLGENDGIAEEIESQIRKQLLPEHLTADIEVEKAVPEKG from the coding sequence ATGGACGACAATAAACAACGCGCGCTTGATGCGGCAATGTCTCAAATCGAACGCCAGTTTGGTAAAGGCACCGTCATGCGCATGGGTGACAAAAAAGCCGAAGCCATTCCGTCAATCTCGACGGGCTCTTTGGGCTTGGACATTGCTTTGGGCATAGGTGGTTTGCCAAAAGGCCGTATTATCGAAATATATGGCCCTGAGTCTTCAGGTAAAACTACGCTGACTCTGCAGGCTATTGCTCAGTGTCAAAAAGCCGGTGGTACTGCTGCATTTATTGATGCTGAGCATGCGTTAGATCCAATTTACGCTCAAGCATTGGGTGTTAACTTGGACGAATTGATTGTTTCTCAGCCTGATACGGGTGAGCAGGCGTTGGAGGTTACCGATATGTTGGTACGCTCTGGTGCTGTTGATCTGGTGGTTATCGATTCGGTGGCCGCATTAACACCCAAGGCGGAAATCGACGGCGATATGGGCGACTCCCATATGGGCTTGCAAGCACGTTTGATGTCGCAAGCACTGCGTAAGATTACTGGCGGTGTTAGCCGCACCAATACGATGGTGATTTTTATCAACCAGATTCGTATGAAAATTGGTGTTATGTTTGGCAGTCCAGAAACGACAACCGGTGGTAATGCACTGAAGTTTTACTGCTCTGTGCGTTTGGATATTCGTCGAATTGGCTCAATTAAAGACGGTGATGAGATTGTCGGTAATGAAACTCGTGTCAAAATCGTCAAAAACAAAGTGGCACCCCCATTCAAGCAAACTGAGTTTGTTATCGCATTCGGCAAAGGTGTTGATCGGATGGGCGAGATTATCGACTTGGGTGTGAAACAAGGGCTTATTGATAAAGCCGGTTCTTGGTATAGCTATCAAGGTAATAAAATTGGGCAGGGCAAAACGAATGTGTCCAAATATCTTGGTGAGAATGATGGAATTGCGGAAGAGATTGAATCTCAGATTCGAAAGCAGCTATTACCTGAGCATTTGACAGCGGATATTGAAGTTGAAAAGGCGGTTCCCGAAAAAGGTTAA